TGTGGCAATTCTGCGGCCGGCTCAGAAAACCGGATGGCTCGCACCTCGAGGGGGCCGAAACCGAGTCAGCGCCCAAAACAGTTTCGAGCGGTGCGGCAAAATAGCTCTATGCCCGGTTCCTTTTTTTAGCACAGCGCTTGTTTCGTTGCTGATCCTTGCTAGATTCGTCCGAATAAATGAGCACACCTCTGAACGAGCAGGTGCAGGCGACGGCAGCCTGGATTAGCAAATTGCGCGGCGAAATTGGCCGGGTGATTGTCGGCCAGGGGCAATTGGTGGACCGCCTGCTGGTGGGCTTGCTGGCCAACGGCCATGTCCTGCTCGAAGGCGTGCCGGGGCTGGCCAAGACCCTCTCGGTTCGCACCTTGGCCGCTGCCATTCAGGCCTCCTTCCACCGCATCCAATTTACTCCGGACCTGCTCCCCGCTGATATTGTCGGCACGCTCATTTACAGCCCGCAGGACGGCAAATACCATGCCACCAAAGGCCCCGTATTCGCCAACTTCGTTCTCGCCGATGAGATCAACCGCGCCCCCGCCAAGGTGCAATCGGCATTGCTCGAGACGATGCAGGAACGCCAAGTAACGCTCGGTGGCGAAACGATGCCTTTGCCGGCCCCCTTCCTGGTGTTAGCCACTGAAAACCCCATTGACCAGGAGGGGACGTATCCGCTCCCCGAAGCGCAGGTGGACCGGTTCATGTTCAAGGTCCTCCTGGATTATCCATCCTTTGAAGAGGAACGAAAGATACTCGATCGCATGGCCTTTACCGCCCCGGAAACTCAAGTTCAGCCCGTCATCGCCCTCGACGAAATCCTCCATACGCGCAAACTGGTTGACCAGATTCATGTCGATGACAAGGTGCGCGATTATGTGGTGCACCTGGTTTTTGCGACCCGCAAGCCTGAGCAATACAAGCTCGACCTGAAGCATTTCATCCAGTTC
This region of Verrucomicrobiia bacterium genomic DNA includes:
- a CDS encoding MoxR family ATPase, producing MSTPLNEQVQATAAWISKLRGEIGRVIVGQGQLVDRLLVGLLANGHVLLEGVPGLAKTLSVRTLAAAIQASFHRIQFTPDLLPADIVGTLIYSPQDGKYHATKGPVFANFVLADEINRAPAKVQSALLETMQERQVTLGGETMPLPAPFLVLATENPIDQEGTYPLPEAQVDRFMFKVLLDYPSFEEERKILDRMAFTAPETQVQPVIALDEILHTRKLVDQIHVDDKVRDYVVHLVFATRKPEQYKLDLKHFIQFGASPRATIYLTLASKAWALLQGRAYVTPEDVKSVGFDVLRHRIILTYEAEAQAVTTDAIIKRIFNAVPVP